One genomic window of Camelina sativa cultivar DH55 chromosome 5, Cs, whole genome shotgun sequence includes the following:
- the LOC104786934 gene encoding protein argonaute 5 isoform X1 — MSNRGSHGGAGRGGRGGRRSDQSSSGHGGRGGAPVSRGRGRGNVGPGDLTATQVPVSAGRGRGVVLTGDPTASQVASSSKATVSVASSSSKEGSKVSSTTESSNAAAALSKLEITPAETKPEDTLPPESSKAVTHQLRPGRGTVGRKITVRANHFLVQVADRDLYHYDVSISPEVISKAVNRNVMKVLAKTYKDSHLAGKTPAYDGRKSIYTAGALPFESKVFVVNLTEKRADGSFGKDRQFKVAIKLASRPDLYQLQQFLRHKQRDAPYDVIQVLDVALRDTPSQYYVSVGRSFFSTGFGQGDLGDGIEYYRGYFQSLRLTQMGLSLNIDVSARSFYEPILVTDFISKFLNIRDLSRPLRDSDRLKVKKVLRTLKVTLVHWNNEKSAKISGISSCPISQLRFTLEDKSEKTVIQYFAEKYNYRVRYTSLPAIQTGSDARPVYIPMELCKIAKDQRYTKRLNERQVTALLRATCQRPAQRESSIKDLVVENNYNADDVSKEFGMSVTSQLASIEARVLPPPLLKYHESGREKMVNPSLGQWNMINKKMVNGATVKSWTCVTFATRIDQHLPVEFCKQLTEMCVSKGMQFNIQPIIPLISYPPQSIEEALHDIYKRAPGLQLLIVILPDVSGSYGKIKRICETELGIVSQCCQPRQVSKLNKQYMENVALKINVKTGGRNTVLNDAIRRNIPLITDRPTIIMGADVTHPQPGEDSSPSIAAVVASMDWPEITKYRGLVSAQAHREEIIQYLYKLVQDPERGLVHSGLIREHFIAFRKAMGQIPHRIIFYRDGVSEGQFNQVLLHEMNAIRKACNSLQEHYAPRVTFVIVQKRHHTRLFPAQHGNRDMTDRSGNILPGTVVDTQICHPNEFDFYLNSHAGIQGTSRPAHYHVLLDENGFSADALQTLTNNLCYTYARCTKAVSIVPPAYYAHLAAFRARYYMESEFSDGGSSRSRNTTSGGPVASQLPAVKDNVKEVMFYC; from the exons ATGTCGAATCGCGGCAGTCACGGCGGCGCTGGTCGTGGCGGCAGAGGTGGACGGAGGTCTGACCAGTCTTCTTCTGGTCACGGTGGCCGTGGTGGTGCTCCTGTTTCTCGCGGGAGAGGTCGTGGTAACGTCGGACCCGGAGATCTGACGGCGACGCAAGTTCCTGTTTCTGCCGGGAGAGGTCGCGGTGTCGTCTTGACCGGAGATCCGACTGCGAGTCAAGTTGCGTCTTCTTCTAAGGCGACGGTgtctgttgcttcttcttcgtctaaAGAGGGAAGCAAGGTTTCTTCTACTACGGAGTCTTCTAACGCTGCTGCGGCGTTGTCGAAGCTTGAGATTACTCCGGCGGAGACGAAACCCGAGGATACGCTTCCACCGGAGTCGTCGAAGGCGGTGACGCATCAGTTACGGCCAGGGCGTGGTACTGTGGGGAGGAAAATCACTGTTCGTGCGAATCATTTCCTTGTTCAAGTTGCCGATCGTGATCTCTACCATTACGAT GTTTCGATCAGTCCTGAGGTTATATCAAAGGCAGTGAACAGGAACGTTATGAAAGTTTTGGCTAAAACATATAAAGATTCTCACTTGGCAGGGAAGACTCCTGCGTATGATGGAAGGAAAAGCATCTATACTGCTGGTGCTTTACCTTTTGAATCGAAAGTGTTTGTTGTGAATCTGACGGAAAAAAGAGCTGATGGTTCTTTTGG GAAGGACAGACAGTTTAAAGTTGCTATAAAGCTGGCGTCAAGACCTGATCTTTATCAGTTGCAACAGTTTCTGCGTCACAAGCAAAGAGATGCTCCCTATGATGTTATCCAAGTTCTTGATGTTGCTCTCAGGGATACGCCCTCTCAATA TTATGTCTCTGTTGGGAGGTCTTTTTTTAGCACTGGTTTTGGTCAGGGTGATCTTGGAGATGGTATTGAGTACTACAGAGGTTATTTCCAAAGTCTAAGGCTAACTCAGATGGGCTTGTCGCTTAATATTG ACGTTTCAGCAAGATCATTCTATGAACCGATTCTTGTCACAGACTTTATTAGCAAGTTTCTGAATATAAGGGACTTAAGCAGACCACTTAGGGACTCAGATCGGCTTAAG GTGAAGAAAGTTTTGAGGACACTAAAAGTCACGTTGGTACATTGGAATAACGAAAAAAGTGCCAAGATCAGTGGGATTTCCAGCTGTCCCATCAGTCAGCTAAG GTTCACGTTAGAGGACAAATCAGAGAAGACGGTTATACAATATTTTgctgaaaaatataattataggGTGAGATACACGTCTCTACCTGCTATCCAAACTGGGAGTGACGCAAGACCTGTTTACATACCCATGGAA TTATGTAAAATTGCTAAAGACCAAAGATACACCAAAAGGCTCAATGAGAGGCAAGTGACGGCGTTGCTAAGAGCTACCTGCCAACGACCTGcacagagagagagttcaaTCAAAGAT tTGGTTgtggaaaataattataacgCTGATGATGTGAGCAAGGAGTTTGGGATGTCAGTGACTTCCCAACTGGCCTCGATTGAAGCTCGTGTACTTCCTCCGCCATTG TTGAAGTACCATGAGAGTGGTAGAGAGAAAATG GTAAATCCATCGCTAGGACAGTGGAACATGATTAACAAG AAAATGGTTAATGGAGCAACAGTTAAGTCTTGGACTTGCGTAACTTTTGCTACACGGATTGACCAACATTTACCGGTAGAGTTCTGCAAACAGCTGACTGAGATGTGCGTCAGCAAAGGAATG CAATTTAATATACAGCCTATTATTCCGCTCATCTCTTATCCACCTCAAAGTATTGAGGAAGCTCTCCATGATATCTACAAAAGGGCACCTGGTCTCCAACTATTGATTGTCATATTACCTGATGTGAGTGGATCGTATG GAAAAATCAAAAGGATCTGTGAAACAGAATTGGGGATCGTCTCTCAGTGTTGTCAACCAAGACAAGTTTCTAAACTCAATAAGCAGTACATGGAAAATGTCGCATTGAAGATCAATGTCAAG ACTGGGGGAAGGAACACTGTTCTTAATGATGCTATCAGAAGAAACATACCTCTTATTACTGATCGCCCAACCATAATCATGGGTGCTGATGTTACTCACCCGCAACCTGGAGAAGACTCGAGTCCATCTATTGCCGCT GTTGTGGCCTCTATGGACTGGcctgaaataacaaaatacCGAGGATTGGTTTCTGCTCAGGCTCATAGGGAAGAAATCATTCAGTACCTGTATAAGCTGGTACAGGATCCCGAGCGAGGGTTAGTCCACTCTGGTTTAATAAG GGAACACTTCATAGCATTCAGGAAAGCTATGGGACAGATACCTCATAGGATCATATTCTACCG TGATGGAGTAAGCGAAGGGCAGTTTAACCAGGTTCTGCTCCATGAGATGAATGCTATACGCAAGGCTTGTAACTCTCTCCAGGAGCATTATGCTCCTCGTGTCACTTTTGTGATAGTCCAGAAACGACACCACACTCGATTGTTCCCTGCTCAACACGGGAATCGTGATATGACTGATAGGAGTGGCAATATTCTCCCAG GTACTGTGGTTGACACTCAAATCTGTCATCCAAATGAGTTCGACTTCTATTTGAATAGCCACGCTGGTATACAG GGAACAAGCAGGCCTGCGCATTACCATGTGCTTCTCGACGAGAACGGTTTCTCAGCTGATGCCTTGCAAACGCTAACCAACAACCTGTGCTACAC GTATGCAAGGTGCACGAAAGCAGTGTCAATTGTGCCACCAGCTTACTACGCACACTTGGCTGCTTTCCGAGCTCGTTATTACATGGAGAGTGAGTTCTCAGATGGAGGCTCGAGCAGGTCGAGGAACACAACAAGTGGAGGACCAGTCGCTTCGCAGCTCCCAGCAGTAAAAGACAACGTCAAGGAAGTGATGTTTTATTGCTGA
- the LOC104786934 gene encoding protein argonaute 5 isoform X2: protein MSNRGSHGGAGRGGRGGRRSDQSSSGHGGRGGAPVSRGRGRGNVGPGDLTATQVPVSAGRGRGVVLTGDPTASQVASSSKATVSVASSSSKEGSKVSSTTESSNAAAALSKLEITPAETKPEDTLPPESSKAVTHQLRPGRGTVGRKITVRANHFLVQVADRDLYHYDVSISPEVISKAVNRNVMKVLAKTYKDSHLAGKTPAYDGRKSIYTAGALPFESKVFVVNLTEKRADGSFGKDRQFKVAIKLASRPDLYQLQQFLRHKQRDAPYDVIQVLDVALRDTPSQYYVSVGRSFFSTGFGQGDLGDGIEYYRGYFQSLRLTQMGLSLNIDVSARSFYEPILVTDFISKFLNIRDLSRPLRDSDRLKVKKVLRTLKVTLVHWNNEKSAKISGISSCPISQLRFTLEDKSEKTVIQYFAEKYNYRVRYTSLPAIQTGSDARPVYIPMELCKIAKDQRYTKRLNERQVTALLRATCQRPAQRESSIKDLVVENNYNADDVSKEFGMSVTSQLASIEARVLPPPLLKYHESGREKMVNPSLGQWNMINKKMVNGATVKSWTCVTFATRIDQHLPVEFCKQLTEMCVSKGMQFNIQPIIPLISYPPQSIEEALHDIYKRAPGLQLLIVILPDVSGSYGKIKRICETELGIVSQCCQPRQVVKLNKQYMENVALKINVKTGGRNTVLNDAIRRNIPLITDRPTIIMGADVTHPQPGEDSSPSIAAVVASMDWPEITKYRGLVSAQAHREEIIQYLYKLVQDPERGLVHSGLIREHFIAFRKAMGQIPHRIIFYRDGVSEGQFNQVLLHEMNAIRKACNSLQEHYAPRVTFVIVQKRHHTRLFPAQHGNRDMTDRSGNILPGTVVDTQICHPNEFDFYLNSHAGIQGTSRPAHYHVLLDENGFSADALQTLTNNLCYTYARCTKAVSIVPPAYYAHLAAFRARYYMESEFSDGGSSRSRNTTSGGPVASQLPAVKDNVKEVMFYC, encoded by the exons ATGTCGAATCGCGGCAGTCACGGCGGCGCTGGTCGTGGCGGCAGAGGTGGACGGAGGTCTGACCAGTCTTCTTCTGGTCACGGTGGCCGTGGTGGTGCTCCTGTTTCTCGCGGGAGAGGTCGTGGTAACGTCGGACCCGGAGATCTGACGGCGACGCAAGTTCCTGTTTCTGCCGGGAGAGGTCGCGGTGTCGTCTTGACCGGAGATCCGACTGCGAGTCAAGTTGCGTCTTCTTCTAAGGCGACGGTgtctgttgcttcttcttcgtctaaAGAGGGAAGCAAGGTTTCTTCTACTACGGAGTCTTCTAACGCTGCTGCGGCGTTGTCGAAGCTTGAGATTACTCCGGCGGAGACGAAACCCGAGGATACGCTTCCACCGGAGTCGTCGAAGGCGGTGACGCATCAGTTACGGCCAGGGCGTGGTACTGTGGGGAGGAAAATCACTGTTCGTGCGAATCATTTCCTTGTTCAAGTTGCCGATCGTGATCTCTACCATTACGAT GTTTCGATCAGTCCTGAGGTTATATCAAAGGCAGTGAACAGGAACGTTATGAAAGTTTTGGCTAAAACATATAAAGATTCTCACTTGGCAGGGAAGACTCCTGCGTATGATGGAAGGAAAAGCATCTATACTGCTGGTGCTTTACCTTTTGAATCGAAAGTGTTTGTTGTGAATCTGACGGAAAAAAGAGCTGATGGTTCTTTTGG GAAGGACAGACAGTTTAAAGTTGCTATAAAGCTGGCGTCAAGACCTGATCTTTATCAGTTGCAACAGTTTCTGCGTCACAAGCAAAGAGATGCTCCCTATGATGTTATCCAAGTTCTTGATGTTGCTCTCAGGGATACGCCCTCTCAATA TTATGTCTCTGTTGGGAGGTCTTTTTTTAGCACTGGTTTTGGTCAGGGTGATCTTGGAGATGGTATTGAGTACTACAGAGGTTATTTCCAAAGTCTAAGGCTAACTCAGATGGGCTTGTCGCTTAATATTG ACGTTTCAGCAAGATCATTCTATGAACCGATTCTTGTCACAGACTTTATTAGCAAGTTTCTGAATATAAGGGACTTAAGCAGACCACTTAGGGACTCAGATCGGCTTAAG GTGAAGAAAGTTTTGAGGACACTAAAAGTCACGTTGGTACATTGGAATAACGAAAAAAGTGCCAAGATCAGTGGGATTTCCAGCTGTCCCATCAGTCAGCTAAG GTTCACGTTAGAGGACAAATCAGAGAAGACGGTTATACAATATTTTgctgaaaaatataattataggGTGAGATACACGTCTCTACCTGCTATCCAAACTGGGAGTGACGCAAGACCTGTTTACATACCCATGGAA TTATGTAAAATTGCTAAAGACCAAAGATACACCAAAAGGCTCAATGAGAGGCAAGTGACGGCGTTGCTAAGAGCTACCTGCCAACGACCTGcacagagagagagttcaaTCAAAGAT tTGGTTgtggaaaataattataacgCTGATGATGTGAGCAAGGAGTTTGGGATGTCAGTGACTTCCCAACTGGCCTCGATTGAAGCTCGTGTACTTCCTCCGCCATTG TTGAAGTACCATGAGAGTGGTAGAGAGAAAATGGTAAATCCATCGCTAGGACAGTGGAACATGATTAACAAG AAAATGGTTAATGGAGCAACAGTTAAGTCTTGGACTTGCGTAACTTTTGCTACACGGATTGACCAACATTTACCGGTAGAGTTCTGCAAACAGCTGACTGAGATGTGCGTCAGCAAAGGAATG CAATTTAATATACAGCCTATTATTCCGCTCATCTCTTATCCACCTCAAAGTATTGAGGAAGCTCTCCATGATATCTACAAAAGGGCACCTGGTCTCCAACTATTGATTGTCATATTACCTGATGTGAGTGGATCGTATG GAAAAATCAAAAGGATCTGTGAAACAGAATTGGGGATCGTCTCTCAGTGTTGTCAACCAAGACAAGTTGTTAAACTCAATAAGCAGTACATGGAAAATGTCGCATTGAAGATCAATGTCAAG ACTGGGGGAAGGAACACTGTTCTTAATGATGCTATCAGAAGAAACATACCTCTTATTACTGATCGCCCAACCATAATCATGGGTGCTGATGTTACTCACCCGCAACCTGGAGAAGACTCGAGTCCATCTATTGCCGCT GTTGTGGCCTCTATGGACTGGcctgaaataacaaaatacCGAGGATTGGTTTCTGCTCAGGCTCATAGGGAAGAAATCATTCAGTACCTGTATAAGCTGGTACAGGATCCCGAGCGAGGGTTAGTCCACTCTGGTTTAATAAG GGAACACTTCATAGCATTCAGGAAAGCTATGGGACAGATACCTCATAGGATCATATTCTACCG TGATGGAGTAAGCGAAGGGCAGTTTAACCAGGTTCTGCTCCATGAGATGAATGCTATACGCAAGGCTTGTAACTCTCTCCAGGAGCATTATGCTCCTCGTGTCACTTTTGTGATAGTCCAGAAACGACACCACACTCGATTGTTCCCTGCTCAACACGGGAATCGTGATATGACTGATAGGAGTGGCAATATTCTCCCAG GTACTGTGGTTGACACTCAAATCTGTCATCCAAATGAGTTCGACTTCTATTTGAATAGCCACGCTGGTATACAG GGAACAAGCAGGCCTGCGCATTACCATGTGCTTCTCGACGAGAACGGTTTCTCAGCTGATGCCTTGCAAACGCTAACCAACAACCTGTGCTACAC GTATGCAAGGTGCACGAAAGCAGTGTCAATTGTGCCACCAGCTTACTACGCACACTTGGCTGCTTTCCGAGCTCGTTATTACATGGAGAGTGAGTTCTCAGATGGAGGCTCGAGCAGGTCGAGGAACACAACAAGTGGAGGACCAGTCGCTTCGCAGCTCCCAGCAGTAAAAGACAACGTCAAGGAAGTGATGTTTTATTGCTGA